The Girardinichthys multiradiatus isolate DD_20200921_A chromosome 7, DD_fGirMul_XY1, whole genome shotgun sequence region aaattaaaaacaggtttttagTCTGCCTATGTGGTGTAATTTTTTGATGTTGACAATATTTTTAAGTTTCTAGATAGACTCACTTTGAATATAGTTTTTGATCTTTAAGCACCATGACATGCTCAGGTTTCCTGTTGTTTTGCTGCTTTGTTCAAAATTGTTATTAATCAAGGTAAAATGTACAGCTATCAAAAACAAGCTTTCAGGCGGACTTGCCTCTGGTGATGTCACATGAGgcaggtatttttttttttttttttgagaatgTCCATTtgtaatttgatttttttctctttattaacATGTTTTCCCACTTCTAAGGTGTTCTATTGGACTCCATACAGCTGCAGCGAAACATTTGAGCCATAAGGCAGAACGGCATGGATTTCAGGAAAATTTGGCAACAACAAAACTCTGAAAGTAGTTTGTAAAGAGGACCAGGGCAGACTGAAATGGTCAGATTTCATTATTAAAGATCTTCAGTGATCACTGTTTTAGAAATCTTATACTATGCTTTTAATCCATACTATAAGATTAAATTGAGTTTATCGGATCAGCTTAATTCTTGTGGCTTTAGAGATTCCATTGACCCAAATACATACaagaaatatcttttttttcttcactttgtttttttcaactttGTATGTtgtgataaaaatacaaatccaCACTTTATTACCCAAATCTGTTTTCATTGGTATTGTTGGCGAACAAAAACGCACCACTGGTGCATTTTCAGCACCACTGGCATTAGTGCTGAAAATACCTTTAAATATGAAGTTATATTGTGTTATTTGGGTTTATTTGATTATGTGGTTTCATGCTCCCATTTTGCCAGCAGGGAGGCCTCCAGAAAGTTTTGTAATTGGTGGCCAGATGGGGAACACTAATTATCTTGTAATGGCACACTAAAACCAGAAttcataaaagaacttaagaattATTTGCTATAGTTTAGCCCACAATTATTCATGCCCCTGCCAAATTTAGGTTTaatgtaatcttttaattttacccaaCTAGTTTCTTTTGACTGGAAGTACTTGTAAAATGTCCTAATGACTCCTGATAGAGAATtggtggagggagctaaagattagggtaatggcaaggaggccttccaaccttgGAATTGTCAAAATGCTGGTCAtcaattataagaagggtttgattgctgtcatgccataaataatttttcaacagattattgagaagggtatacATAATTTTCTAGATCCCATTTGCGGTTTAAAAAAGAATAAcattgttttgttgtctttttaaaagATGCCTCATTTGCCATCAGAAAGAAATGGAAATAATTTGCAATCTAAATCTACCaatggtatgaataattttgggttaACTGTAGAACCCCCAACATAAAATATAACATcaattaaatagttttaaaacatgCTTGGTCCTTCCTGGGATTTTtgataataatttaataattcatgtttttaaatatctaaGGTAGGATTACCTAGGTtatctaacaaaaataatactCTGTATAGTTTAGCTGTAGCATCTGCCTACaccttttgaaacatttattaattaaatttaaatgtataaatgtactTGAATGTTGATGGATTGTTGATTgaattactactactactactactatctattaaatcttttttatttgaattatcAGCACATTTTTCTGAATTTCAAAACATTGTCCCTGTCAGTTTTAGCTCCTTCAAATAACAAAAAGCTGTGTCGAAGTTTTGCCAGCATAACATGACCaacttaaaaacataaaaacattaaagacaaAATTGCAGCCCATCAAAGTTTTTCTCTCTTCATCGCATATTAATAATAACTTATTAAATATGTAAAGAAATTGATTGGGTGTACATTGCTCAATGCCTACCCCCCGCCCCCGGACCCCCCTTGTCGGCGCCTCTGTGTCAGAGGCAACAAAATGCAGCGTTACCATAGCAACACCATCCGGAGTCACCCCTGTGATTGGCTGAGCCCTCATTGGATGTCACCGAAGCAAACGAATGACGGGAATTTTAACACATGAGCGGAAACGACTCTGCCAAATCTCACTGGCTCGCTCATCGTGGCTCTCATTCAGACCCGAGTGAGGCGTATGAACCGCGGAGTCCGCCATTGGGCTGTTTCCTTGTCCGTCCGATGAGGGAGGGCCACTGTGTTTTTcgttttttagtttgttttattttgttttttattccccTATTGCCTCGGTACGGAAGCCGAGCGGGGACCAGCTGGTTACACAGCGACCGCGGGTCTCCACCCGAGAGTATGGCGGCTGGAATCTGCTCCGGAAAGCGGTGAAGGGGGTGAGGGAGAAGCAGAGACATGCCAGAGAtggtgaagaaaaaacaaagagacgcAAGTTCTATAATTAGGTGTAGCTGCAGTTTTAGTTTGTGTTGCTTTTCCCCACAGCTTGAGAATTTGTGCGTGTAGTTTATTCTAACACCCCACCTCCCCCGCGTCCTCGATGGaccaagtttgtttttttctgatgcaCACACAGGGCACAAGCAGATGAAAACCCCGCACGGTCCACATCATCGGGCTATATTTTCATCCTCCCTGTGCGCGCTTTTTGAGGACAGCTCCAGTCCACGGATGCCAGCGTGTGGCCTGCCTGCGACGGGGAAGAATTTCCACAATGAAACCCTCCGAGTCTTTGTGCTCTGCATTAGTTGAGCAATGACAGCGCTATTGACGAGCCCGTTCAAAATGGGACGTGGATGGTGAGCGCAGTACCGTGCAGTGGGGGGAAaacattttgactttatttcaaTGACGCGCGAAGATTGATATCCCTGACCAGCTGATTAAAAACCCACGATGCGCGAGTATAAAGTGGTGGTCCTGGGAAGCGGTGGGGTCGGGAAATCAGCCCTCACCGTGCAGTTCGTCACCGGGACGTTCATCGAGAAGTACGACCCTACCATAGAGGATTTCTACCGCAAGGAGATCGAGGTGGATTCCTCGCCCTCGGTGCTGGAGATCCTGGACACCGCCGGTACCGAGCAGTTCGCCTCCATGCGGGATCTGTACATCAAGAACGGACAGGGGTTCATACTGGTCTACAGCCTGGTCAACCAGCAAAGCTTTCAGGACATAAAGCCCATGAGGGATCAGATCATAAGAGTGAAAAGGTTGGTACAATGTTAAAGCCACTTCCTAAACTCACTTTAGAGTTAGTTTCCCATGTATAAAACAACATGCCATTATCAGGTTTTGCtatttatttttgccattttgttgCAAATCAAGGTATTTAATCAAAGTAAAGCCCAACCTCTCAGAAAAAGCTTAGATGACTCTAGTGACATCACAtgaggtcatggttctcaaaccATGGTTACAAGTAGAATACCATTAGTGGTGGCTACCTTTAGTGTTACTAAGAACAAATTCCGGTATTccgatattttgtttttatgacgGCCATTACTACATTTTACATGTGAGGCacccatattggattttgaagtCAAGTTGGTGAGAAATCTCAGGTATTCTGACTTGGAAATGTAACTTAATGTCAACGGTTCTATTCATTTTTCCAACTTGAAActtataaaatgtaaatttcagAGTATTAATGGAATGTGTATTTAAATCACAACCGTCATCCAATCATGCACTACCAATAGTTaggaattgtttttttcttgttgtacTTTCATTGTAAAATGTCTTGACAACACTTTATGTATTTACTGAGGTGAAGcgttttacaaacattttgagAACCACTGACAACTAGGCAACTGATCTATGTACTTTTCAGTTtgttcacttttattttattagttttttctttatttttttaatcaaattccTCCTTTAAAAGGTATTTACATCTATTTTGTAATGCTGCAGCAAAACATTAGCAAATTTCATGCAGTGTAAGAACACTGCATGGATTTCAGCAAACTTTTGCAATAATTAAATACatggaaatgttttgtgaagaggATAGAAGCAGACTGGAATGGCCAGATTTAACTATCATAGATTTTTAACAGTCAATTTCAGGCGAAGGTTTTATAAGAACCATTTGTGATTGTGCAATCTTCCTCTGTGGCTTTCCAATGCTAATCTCACACTCTTGGTCCCATAGGACTGCGTGTGATTGGCATTTAGCCCTTAGCTGACGAGCTAATGTTGACGCTGAAAATGCcgaaaaaatctaaaatgttataTGCTACaaaattatcattttaataataggaattaaatctttttgaatgtaaaaaatataCACGTCATTGCATTGCACCAATATATTGTTAAAATTAAGGCGTGAACTGGGTCCAGATTGAGAATGGGTGGCGTTTACTATTCCTATCATTCTAGTCAACACCAGAAGGCATAAGTAAGAAAGAAGTCCCACTGCTCAACAGTCAGAAAGTGAGAAATTGTTTGGTAAGCTAATTTAATATGAGTTCAGACTGCATGCAGGGAGGAAAATGCACAAGCAGAAGGAAAGATTCACACTTGTACCAGTTGAAGTTCTAAAGACGATTATCTCTCTAAAGACTATCATCACCCgtgttttttaattttggcaTCCCTGGTAGCTTAATTGCAACTCAAATGTTTCAAAATCTACTTAAAAATCTGTCAAAAGTCACCTTTTATTTGAATGTTCAACTAACGCCAGCTAATCATCTCGATTcttgtgcctcttgtgatgtcatagACCCAAATACATACAAATCAGTATTTTGTAAAACTGAGCTTTGGAAATCCATGGTTCATTGGGGTTTTATTGCCAGTGTGCATTTATTGGTGATAAAATACACCACTGGATAGTATCTTtaagtaaaaatgttaaagacaAAATTTCAAAcctaaaatgaatttacaagTAGGGCTCTTAAATTTGAGGTGGTCACTCTAGGATCTGTAATGGCATCAGGAAGCTGTTCCTATAGTTCAACTCacgcttttaatgttttttggacCCACCCACAGATCCTGTAGGCGGGTAAAAGTCCAAGCAGGACAAACATTGGTGTCAAGTCAATTCTCTAAACTTAACCCCCAAGGTGTTTTGGTGAAGTTTGTGCTCAAAATAACATGCCCAGATCTAATAGTTTTCTCAGCAATTACAAACTCTATATAAATAATCTTGGTATCAAATTAAAGATTCCAACAGAAGCGTAAATATCACAGTAGCTGCTATTTCTTCAGAGATAATAAGAAtggaacagagaaaaaaaattattttcccttGCCAGACGTTTTTCTGTATATACaccttttagaaatatcatGAATAAGGCTACAAACTTTTGCAAACCCTACATCCACTTGTGGACATTACCTGTGCAAAAATTGCAGCTGAGGTAAAGTAAAGCAAAGTTACAGAGCTCTTTTAGTAAAGACATACCTTGGCAAGTATGGCACATATTGGCACCATTTACAAAAAATTTTGATTTtacttgcaaaacttttttttacatgtctaaaatggttaattccttttttaattactgacatttattttctatttttagtaAAACACGAAGACCCGGGGCTCTCTTTCACTTCAATTGCAGTATATTCACTTACAAGCAGCTCTACGCAGAGAAATAACTCGAGTTTGGTTTGTCTGAATTGCACAAACAAGCTCTCCTTTTCATCCGTAGGGCCAGAAGAATCAGATTATACTATACACGTTCATGTCAGTCCCGCCAATCACTAGCTGTAAAAAGACAAAGACCTGTGACACAGACTGAGTGACTTTTACGTTCGTCCAATCAAGACGATCTATCCGAAACCAGGAGGCAGAAAATTTGCTAAAACCGCTTGCAAAGCATACTGGGATATGTAGTTACTCAATAAATACGAAAACAAAACTTTTGGggaagaaaaagacaaaggtaagaaagtttttagattatgttttttaatcGTGATAATTCTGGACTTCTTTTGCTACTGGTCGAGTAAATCCTGGGTGGATTGTGACAAAACTTATATTTTCATAATCATTGAATCTGCAGTTTGACATGTAGTTCGAGTGTGTGGAAGTTGTGGGGCGTGCAGCTGAGACCGAGATTTGATGACATTATGTGGAGTTTttactttctgattcaactgctggtagttttaactgtgtttggtgtttgtaataatggtttatatcagcttttagccaagagagcaat contains the following coding sequences:
- the LOC124871194 gene encoding ras-related protein Rap-2a — its product is MREYKVVVLGSGGVGKSALTVQFVTGTFIEKYDPTIEDFYRKEIEVDSSPSVLEILDTAGTEQFASMRDLYIKNGQGFILVYSLVNQQSFQDIKPMRDQIIRVKRYEKVPVILVGNKVDLESEREVSSGEGQALAEEWGCPFMETSAKSKTMVDELFAEIVRQMDYAAQPDKDDPCCSSCNIQ